Genomic segment of Malus domestica chromosome 15, GDT2T_hap1:
AATCCCCGCGCTACGACCGTCGTCTGCGGCGCCTCCACGACCGTTGCAGACAACATCTCCATCTCGCATACCCGAACCGCGCCGACTAACTTCTCAGGCAGCTCATCCTCCGCCTGCGCCTCCACCACAAACCCCATGTCGATCGTCACGCTCGTCACGTACCTCAATGCAAGTCGCAGAATCGCTTTCGCGATCCCAAAACTCGCGATATCGACGTCAATCTCGAGGTAGTTGGGTCCTCTGTGGTAATTACACGTCAGCGCCTTCCCCAGCAAGCACGCACTGTAATTCCCTACCGTCTTCTCGACGATCCACGGCCCTTTCACGATCCGGTTCACGATCTTGAACCGCTGGTTCCGGAACGCGTCGTCGCCGTTGACGAACCGGTAGAGAAGCGAGCCGGCAGGGATAGGATCCTCCGTGGCGAAATAGAAAACGGCGCTGTGCTGGTCCTTGCCGGGAATCTGGAGATTCACGGCGAAAATGAAGCTCTTCAGGGACCTCCCTTGCGACTGTGCCTTCCGAAGCGCGTTGGCCACGCGATTATCGGGGCGAGCGAGTACGTTCTCGAGTTTCGTGCTGGATCTGAGCCAGTCAGTGCCGCACGGCTGCAGTAGGTAGTCGCCGGCGGGGCCTTTTTGTTTTTTCGACAAGTAGTTCTTGGCGCGGAGCGAGAATAGGTCCCCGGGAGGTGACGCCCAGCCGTTGGTTCCGGTGGTGAGGTCCACGTGGCGCAAGGATCCGCCGTGGACGGACTCGGAGATCCAGTGGGCGGTGGAGGTTGTAGAATCCTCCGATCTGGAGCATTTTCCGGCGTGTTCCGCGACGGAGCTCCGGTGCTTTTGTTTCGTCGGACACATGGTGGCGATGGTGCTTCTCTACTCGTCTCTGTTATTTTGGTTTCTCACTATGACTCTCTTCTCCTTCGAAGTGAGCGCCTCATTTGTGGAGGCTACCGCGGTGTATAATAGTTGGGGAAAACGAAGTACCCTTTGTCTTGGACAAAACTACGAGAGTGCCATCGTTTCTGATACAGcgaattttgtattatttatttcctATATGATTATTGATCCCATTTGGGAGTCCGGGAGAGATAATTTACACGCCGCTCGTATCTGcttttgttccttttttttcttttcttttttcggaAAGCAAAATTATTGGTCGCACTTAAAATATTAGTTCGTTTGGAatgatttttaaaatatttgagagcattttttgtgaattttttttaataaatctttagtaaaaatgtaaataaatctTAGAAAAACATTAAAGTATTTCttataaaaaaacatataacTGATGCTTCTTGTTGGAAGTACCTTAAGTGTTTTTGGAACTCAtaaacattttctttaaaaatattttcagttattttaaaagtacttacaAACGATTTATATTAAAAGCACTTAATATATCTATGTTATTTATTAAAATTcgtataaatatataataagtatagaattatttttattttgcacATATGG
This window contains:
- the LOC103442456 gene encoding protein ENHANCED DISEASE RESISTANCE 2-like: MCPTKQKHRSSVAEHAGKCSRSEDSTTSTAHWISESVHGGSLRHVDLTTGTNGWASPPGDLFSLRAKNYLSKKQKGPAGDYLLQPCGTDWLRSSTKLENVLARPDNRVANALRKAQSQGRSLKSFIFAVNLQIPGKDQHSAVFYFATEDPIPAGSLLYRFVNGDDAFRNQRFKIVNRIVKGPWIVEKTVGNYSACLLGKALTCNYHRGPNYLEIDVDIASFGIAKAILRLALRYVTSVTIDMGFVVEAQAEDELPEKLVGAVRVCEMEMLSATVVEAPQTTVVARGLSFASKVNHHKSGDDDDDD